AAAAACAAGAATAAAATAAAATTAGAATCATTTAAAGAAAATATTATTAATTTAGAAAGTTTTTAAATTAAAGTTTTATATTTTCATAAAACATTTATAAATAACAAATTTCTTTTTAAAACATCCAAATACATTAAAATATTTATATATTTGCCTATAATCTTGATTAAAACAATTTAATCAGTTACCAGTCTATATAAACGGAATGGTTTCCTTTAGTTGAACAACTCGGAGGGGTCTTATTTAGTGAAGACGGTCAAACTGCCATAATAAATGATGATGCATGATTAAAAGCACTTAAGTTCATGAAAGAATGGGACCTAAATGGCAAAAATTTGGGTTCTCCAACATACCAGCCAGCAAGAAATAAATTCAATAGAGATAATAATACAGTTACTATGTGCATGTTGGGTTTATATCAAATAGATAGAATCAAAGCTCAAAATCCGGATTTTTATGAGAGCAAAGAATGGATGGTAGTACCCTTCCCAGTGTTTGAAAATGCTGTTAATGAAGTTAAATGTAACTATTATGGACATTATTATATGGTGAATGCAGAAAGTTCTAAGGAAAAACAAGAATATGCTTGGAAATTTATTA
This is a stretch of genomic DNA from Petrotoga sp. 9PWA.NaAc.5.4. It encodes these proteins:
- a CDS encoding extracellular solute-binding protein encodes the protein MKEWDLNGKNLGSPTYQPARNKFNRDNNTVTMCMLGLYQIDRIKAQNPDFYESKEWMVVPFPVFENAVNEVKCNYYGHYYMVNAESSKEKQEYAWKFINFMLSHSDEYLMNCGLIQPKKTLLESEVFKNYPYADVFLSDLEKSHSVPLHLKGPQFEQLIRETIESVMLTTTTPEQALNVLKRKANELLQK